A stretch of Kyrpidia spormannii DNA encodes these proteins:
- a CDS encoding ATP-binding cassette domain-containing protein: protein MDTSIVDFERVTKRYGRRLALKDVTFTLPRGKIIGVVGPNGSGESTPPKWRSFFYVDAVCKKFLTRSLCVW from the coding sequence ATGGATACCTCAATTGTTGACTTTGAACGTGTGACGAAACGATACGGTCGGCGCCTGGCGTTGAAAGACGTCACCTTCACGCTGCCAAGGGGCAAGATCATCGGCGTGGTCGGGCCGAACGGCAGTGGAGAATCCACGCCGCCGAAATGGCGGTCTTTTTTTTACGTTGATGCTGTTTGCAAAAAGTTCTTGACCCGGAGCCTATGCGTATGGTAG